Proteins encoded by one window of Methanobacterium formicicum:
- a CDS encoding YcaO-related McrA-glycine thioamidation protein, which translates to MFKEIPVKYFGGTHRCRDPQETIDKVEGKLRIAGVTRIAEITHLDRIGIPVYSAIRPGAAEGAVSIYAGKGVTQPQAKASAMMEAFERYSAEKQESDEEKIVTGPFNEMDGCVDPASLILPAGALNADKTDIDWVVAVNAGNDEECLLPANAVYHPYQPRNGNFLFKSSTNGLASGNVMEEAVFHGITEVVERDAWSIFEARRQPPREVDCNTTENPLIQEVLKKFQEAGVDVKLVELTADVEIPTMAAVSDDTVLKDPALLTLGVGTHLDPEVAALRALTEVAQSRATQIHGTREDTTRAVFMRKAGYQRMKRINRHWFGEFEDRVDLSDIENKARKTFKDDIETSLKLLSKCSFDDVFYTDLTRPEIDIPVVRVVIPGMEVYSVDTQRVGKRLRQ; encoded by the coding sequence GAGGGACACACCGCTGCCGTGACCCTCAGGAAACCATTGATAAGGTGGAAGGGAAACTCAGGATTGCCGGAGTTACCAGAATAGCGGAGATCACCCATCTGGACCGTATTGGGATACCAGTTTATTCTGCCATCCGGCCCGGTGCAGCGGAGGGAGCGGTGAGCATTTACGCCGGTAAAGGAGTCACCCAACCACAGGCCAAGGCATCGGCTATGATGGAAGCCTTTGAAAGGTACTCTGCCGAAAAACAGGAATCAGATGAGGAAAAAATCGTCACTGGTCCTTTCAATGAAATGGATGGCTGTGTTGATCCTGCTTCACTGATACTGCCGGCTGGTGCCTTGAATGCAGATAAAACTGATATTGACTGGGTAGTTGCAGTCAATGCCGGTAATGATGAAGAATGCCTGTTACCGGCCAATGCAGTTTACCATCCCTATCAACCCCGTAATGGAAATTTCCTTTTCAAATCGAGTACCAACGGGCTAGCATCGGGCAATGTCATGGAAGAGGCCGTGTTCCACGGTATAACTGAAGTGGTGGAAAGGGATGCCTGGAGCATATTCGAAGCCCGCCGGCAGCCCCCACGGGAAGTAGATTGTAACACTACCGAGAACCCCCTGATACAGGAAGTACTAAAAAAATTCCAGGAAGCAGGCGTGGATGTTAAACTGGTTGAACTCACTGCTGATGTGGAAATTCCCACTATGGCTGCGGTTTCTGATGACACCGTACTCAAAGACCCGGCACTTTTAACACTGGGGGTGGGAACCCATCTTGATCCGGAAGTTGCCGCTCTTCGGGCCTTAACTGAAGTGGCGCAAAGCAGGGCTACCCAGATCCACGGAACCCGTGAAGACACCACCCGGGCAGTTTTCATGCGCAAAGCAGGTTACCAGCGCATGAAACGAATCAACCGCCACTGGTTTGGTGAATTCGAGGATAGGGTTGATCTATCTGACATTGAAAATAAAGCCAGAAAAACATTTAAAGATGATATTGAAACTTCCCTGAAACTCCTGAGTAAATGTAGTTTTGATGATGTCTTCTACACGGATTTAACCCGGCCAGAAATAGACATTCCAGTTGTGAGGGTTGTCATTCCTGGAATGGAAGTCTACTCGGTGGATACCCAACGGGTAGGTAAACGGCTCCGGCAATGA